The Podospora bellae-mahoneyi strain CBS 112042 chromosome 7, whole genome shotgun sequence genomic sequence aaccaagcCGCAATCATGACCCTCTGCATCACAAACGACCTCTTGTACGTGCCCAGCTTGGTCAGCAAGTACTTTCTCAGCGCATCCGGCTGGTCGTTGTCGATGAACGTCAacgccacctcctcaaacggCTTGCTGCTCTTCCCATACACCCCTGCCGCCTCGCTGTGctgcccctttcccaccatGTGATCCCCATGCGCAATCGCCACCGCATCCTTCTGCGCGGGCGTGCGCGCGTGTTGCAGCGCCGCCTCAAAGTCCTCAAACTTGAGCATAATCTTCCAAATatccctatcctcctccttgggcaCAATCTCCAATATCTCCTGCGGCGTAAACAACCAGAAAGTGTTCTTCTGAACATCCACGctcaaccccaccgccctctgCCCCTGCTCCAGCGCAATCTGATCATAGACAATATCCCCCGTCAGCCGAttggcaaccaccaccctcctcccaaccaagCAAATAACATGCCACTGCGTCAACGCCACAGCCTCGACGTCATCCGTCGAAAcctgcctcttcccccccgcAGCCTCCACCCCATTCGGATTCGTCAGCTGCCCCTTGGCCAACAGCCTCCCCTCATTGAAAACCCTGCTCCCCAAATCACCCGTgttcccatccaccaacagccGTCCATGAAACACCCCCTGCGAACTCAACCAAGCAAACGCCCTCTCGggcacctcttcctccctgaACCTCGTCGGATTAATCCCCTGCTCCACCACATCCGggctcaccaccaaactcccTCCCTGCCCCGgcctcccatccccaaaactCACCGGCTGCTCCCcctcaaacaaccccccataAATCCCTTGGTGCCCCTCatgccctctcctccccaccttTCCAACCCAGTGCATCAGCCTCCCCCGCGtagccaccaacaccctcctcacctccccgcTCCTATCCCCCCCAGGCAGGGAATCAACCCACAACCCCGTCACCGgcccaccctcaccaaccttcCAAACCAGCTTCACATACTTATCCTCCTTGCGATAAAACTCATTACTTTGTTCAATAAACGCCTCATAGATATTCCCATCCGCCGCACCAATCAATATCTCCCTCGTACTACTCGTCGGCAGCGCAGGCGACCAGGCCACCGCCTCGATGGAGACACCCCGGAGTTTTGCcagggggcggggggtgTCGGACTGGGAGTGGAGGTAGTAGTTTTCcccgagggaggtggcgatgaggaggtgggaggcgGTCGGGTCGAGGAACATGCGGCGGATGGTGCCTGATTCGGAGGgttttttggggaggtggatgtctATATCATTAGCGTCTGATACtcagagggttgggggggagagagagaaagaaataCCCTGAATCTCATCAGGTCTGTTGAGATCAATCCTCAGGATCCGCCCCGACGAAAGAGCGAGGATGATCACATTGTTGGCTACCTGTCCCGCGACAAAGTCGTCGTAGATAGGGAACTGGAGCTGGACTTGCTCGACGTTGAATAAAGGCAGAGCGGTATCAGTGGCGAGGTCGGTGAGGGCGTCGGCGGCGACGAAACCGCCgttcgtggtggtggtggtggtggtggtggtgatggtggttggttcgAGTGCCATGACGGGTTAtgtggatggtggagagaCGTGGTGGTTTGAATGTTTCCGTTAGGCTTTTAGATGGTACGCattgtgggttgggggggttggtttgtgtCTTGTTGACCAGAATTGGGTTCCTTCAACCGAAAGAAAAGTGATGTCGTCGTCGCAAAAAGTTGGGAGttagctacctacctaaaGCAAGTTGTGTTGTTGCGTTGCAGaaggcaccaccaccgctgatCGGCAATGTGATGCGCCGCCACAGAGGTGCACCCAAGGTACCCGAACCTATAGCTCCAAAGGCAAGCTTCCGTCCCCCTTCCCTACGGGAACCCCAACCACCGACCACCCGGCTCCCGGTCAGCCCCACATGACACCCCCCTATACAAACTTCTCCTGTTGCTCCTGTTCGTCATCTGATTCATCACCACGTGTGGACAATACATGTTCAAATGATTTGCATGCAATACTATATACATAGGGTTGCTGGTTCGGGtatctatatatacaaaaaagaaatatcATCCATCCAGTCCTTCCCCTCGAGAAagaatataaaaaaaaaaagcaacagagagggagggataGGGCCAGCTCAATAAATACAAAAATGATGAGCACACTCCcgccccatctccagctccccgGACATCAATCTCGTGTCCCTCTGCCGTTTCCCTCATCATAAAGATAACAACCCCAAGCCCAGCAGCCCAGCAGCCCCCCAACAGTGATAGCCAGCAGCAGTCCTAAAATAAAactaaaataaaaaaagaagccgGCATGTGCCAATCTACCCTGATGTTCTCCCCCCGTTGTTCTTGATCACATCATGATATCTCGCtatctccctcaccccatTGGTTCGTCCGATAACCTTTGCATCATCCGTACCGACCTACCCCCAATCGTGCTCTCATCCGCGCTATAATAATCATTCAGTTCCCCATTCTCCGCCAGCCCCTTCGCCGTCCACTGCCCAGGCATCAGCGGTTTCCTTCCCACAATGACACGCAACTTGACCACAAACGAACCCAACCTGTCCGGATCATCCGCAATCGCCTTCGTCTCCTTCGAAACGGTATCGCACAGACCCCTGACATACTTCTCATCCATGTCCAGATACTTGGTCAGCAATCTCAAACACTGAGCCTCGATACCCGTCACAATGGAAAA encodes the following:
- the PEP3 gene encoding tethering complex subunit (COG:U; EggNog:ENOG503NV4E; BUSCO:EOG09260HS3); translated protein: MALEPTTITTTTTTTTTNGGFVAADALTDLATDTALPLFNVEQVQLQFPIYDDFVAGQVANNVIILALSSGRILRIDLNRPDEIQDIHLPKKPSESGTIRRMFLDPTASHLLIATSLGENYYLHSQSDTPRPLAKLRGVSIEAVAWSPALPTSSTREILIGAADGNIYEAFIEQSNEFYRKEDKYVKLVWKVGEGGPVTGLWVDSLPGGDRSGEVRRVLVATRGRLMHWVGKVGRRGHEGHQGIYGGLFEGEQPVSFGDGRPGQGGSLVVSPDVVEQGINPTRFREEEVPERAFAWLSSQGVFHGRLLVDGNTGDLGSRVFNEGRLLAKGQLTNPNGVEAAGGKRQVSTDDVEAVALTQWHVICLVGRRVVVANRLTGDIVYDQIALEQGQRAVGLSVDVQKNTFWLFTPQEILEIVPKEEDRDIWKIMLKFEDFEAALQHARTPAQKDAVAIAHGDHMVGKGQHSEAAGVYGKSSKPFEEVALTFIDNDQPDALRKYLLTKLGTYKRSFVMQRVMIAAWLVEVFMAKLNSLDDTIITGAELSETLSPTQTREQLEAVRAEFQDFVTKHKQDLDRQTVYDIISSHGREEELLYYANVVNDYNYVLSYWVQRERWSEALKVLKRQTDAGVFYRHSSVLMTHAATELVDILMRQSNLDPRNLIPALLEYDRNFKGPLSQNQAVRYLQYVVNQLGSTDAAVHNTLVSIYASHSSTDESQLMAYLASQGDEPNFDQDFALRLCIQNHRVLSCAHIYTSMGQYVQAVDLALSHDKIELASIVADRPMSNPPLRKKLWLAVAKKVISQSNGIKAAIEFLKRCNDLLKIEDLIPFFPDFVVIDDFKEEICNALEEYSRSIDALRKEMDESSLTAANIKVDIAALDRRYAIVEPGEKCYVCGLPLLARQFFVFPCQHAFHSDCLGRRVLEQSGAAKGRRIREIQGLIGKGVVKGERRERVVRELDGILCSDYAVRRINEPFVAEGEDLEEWAL